The following coding sequences lie in one Paroedura picta isolate Pp20150507F chromosome 10, Ppicta_v3.0, whole genome shotgun sequence genomic window:
- the PACRGL gene encoding PACRG-like protein, translated as MQEAKKCQAIKLKNGATGSSGRRMSSGSRLKEKTEETQSASSTSPDSAIKPQPRPSDRLNPKTIDPFGAPSKAPSAFAAIYSKGGIPCRLVHGSVKHRLQWDCHPETLPFDPLLITLAEGLRERRHPYTFVSKEGFRELLLVGGAAQKAIPLLPRLVPVLKAALAHSDGEVFERGLMALVQLSAVVGPALNDYLKHLLSSLSKRQMSKKFKDQTTDALQKLEQYGGKESLTVIKSKIPTYCSIAS; from the exons ATGCAGGAAGCAAAGAAATGTCAAGCCATAAAATTGAAAAATGGAGCAACTG GAAGCAGTGGTAGAAGAATGTCTTCAGGCTCTCGGCTGAAAGAGAAGACAGAAGAGACGCAGTCTGCTTCATCGACGTCTCCAGATTCTGCCATTAAGCCACAGCCCCGGCCAAGTGACCGACTGAATCCCAAAACCATTGATCCG TTTGGCGCCCCATCCAAAGCTCCTTCGGCCTTTGCTGCCATTTATTCCAAAGGAGGCATTCCTTGCAG GTTGGTTCATGGCTCTGTCAAACACAGACTGCAGTGGGATTGTCATCCTGAAACCCTTCCGTTTGATCCTCTTCTTATAACTTTAGCAGAG GGACTGAGAGAGAGGAGGCATCCCTATACGTTCGTATCCAAGGAGGGCTTTCGAGAACTGCTTTTGGTGGGAGGTGCGGCCCAGAAGGCCATCCCGCTGCTGCCGCGCCTTGTTCCCGTCTTAAAGGCCGCTCTG GCCCATTCAGATGGAGAGGTGTTTGAAAGGGGGCTGATGGCTTTGGTGCAGCTGAGTGCCGTGGTTGGCCCTGCGCTCAATGATTATCTCAAACATCTGCTTTCAAGT CTTTCCAAGAGGCAGATGAGCAAGAAGTTCAAAGATCAAACAACAGATGCTTTGCAGAAATTGGAACAGTATGGTGGGAAG GAAAGCTTAACTGTTATAAAATCTAAAATTCCAACTTATTGTTCAATTGCCTCCTga